AGTGTGACGTCCACCTTCTTCTTTTTTAAGGATATAAACCTCTGCTTTGAATTTTAAGTGTGGCTTTACTGAACCCGGCTTACAGATTACCATTCCACGCTTAATGTCTTTTTTCTCAACACCACGTAATAATAAGCCTACATTGTCACCAGCTTCTCCATAATCAAGAATCTTACGGAACATTTCTACACCGGTAACAGTTGATTTTAATTTATCAGCTCCCATACCAATAATTTCAACCTCGTCAGCCGTATTAATAACTCCAGTCTCAATACGTCCTGTAGCTACAGTACCACGACCGGTGATAGTAAACACGTCTTCAACCGGCATCAAAAACGGCTTATCTTTTTCACGTGGAGGCAATGGAATAAATTCATCAACAGCATTCATTAATTCCATGATTTTATCTACCCATTTTGCATCTTTATTTAATCCACCTAAAGCAGATCCACGAATAATAGGCGTGTTATCGCCATCAAATTTATAGAATGAAAGAAGTTCACGAATTTCCATTTCTACTAAGTCTAATAACTCAGCATCTTCAACCATGTCCACTTTATTCATAAAAACAACTATACGTGGTACACCAACCTGACGGGCAAGAAGAATGTGTTCGCGTGTTTGTGGCATTGGACCATCTGTTGCAGCAACAACCAGAATAGCACCGTCCATTTGAGCAGCACCTGTAACCATGTTTTTAACATAATCGGCGTGACCAGGACAGTCAACGTGTGCGTAGTGACGCTTCTCAGTTGCGTATTCTACGTGTGAAGTATTAATTGTAATACCACGTTCCTTCTCTTCAGGAGCATTATCAATTGAAGAGAAATCGCGCAATTCAGCTAATCCTTTTTCAGCTAATACAGTAGTGATTGCTGCAGTTAATGTAGTTTTTCCGTGGTCAACGTGACCAATAGTTCCAATATTTACGTGTGGTTTGGAACGGTCGAATTTTTCTTTTGCCATAGTTGTTTATTTTACTTGTTATTTTTTTATTTATTGTTTAATTAAGTTTCTAAATTTTATTTTCTATTGATTAT
This window of the Sphingobacteriaceae bacterium genome carries:
- the tuf gene encoding elongation factor Tu, producing MAKEKFDRSKPHVNIGTIGHVDHGKTTLTAAITTVLAEKGLAELRDFSSIDNAPEEKERGITINTSHVEYATEKRHYAHVDCPGHADYVKNMVTGAAQMDGAILVVAATDGPMPQTREHILLARQVGVPRIVVFMNKVDMVEDAELLDLVEMEIRELLSFYKFDGDNTPIIRGSALGGLNKDAKWVDKIMELMNAVDEFIPLPPREKDKPFLMPVEDVFTITGRGTVATGRIETGVINTADEVEIIGMGADKLKSTVTGVEMFRKILDYGEAGDNVGLLLRGVEKKDIKRGMVICKPGSVKPHLKFKAEVYILKKEEGGRHTPFQNKYRPQFYFRTTDVTGEIELEAGREMVLPGDNVTITVNLINAIAMDKGLRFAIREGGRTVGAGQVTEILD